In Nostoc sp. GT001, a genomic segment contains:
- a CDS encoding pyridoxamine 5'-phosphate oxidase family protein gives MATSTDRDQQIQKLHELIKDIDYGMFTTVDDDGSLHSYPMSKSGEINSDSILWFFTYAGSHKVTEIEHHEQVNISFSSPEQQRYVSISGTAQLVKDRNKMRELWKPELQTWFPKGLDEPDIALLKVNINQVNYWDSVSSFKPQTISFLTPSRL, from the coding sequence ATGGCAACTTCTACAGACCGCGATCAACAGATTCAAAAACTGCATGAACTAATCAAAGATATTGATTATGGTATGTTTACTACAGTCGATGATGATGGCAGCTTGCATAGTTACCCTATGTCAAAGAGTGGTGAGATTAACTCTGATAGTATACTCTGGTTTTTTACTTATGCTGGTTCCCATAAGGTAACTGAAATTGAACACCATGAGCAGGTCAATATTAGTTTCTCATCACCCGAACAGCAGCGATACGTTTCTATCTCAGGTACAGCACAACTTGTAAAAGACCGCAACAAGATGCGAGAGCTATGGAAGCCGGAACTTCAAACCTGGTTTCCTAAAGGACTAGACGAACCTGATATTGCTTTGTTGAAGGTGAATATTAACCAGGTTAATTATTGGGATAGTGTATCGAGTTTCAAGCCACAAACAATTAGTTTTTTGACACCATCACGTCTTTAA
- a CDS encoding type II toxin-antitoxin system PemK/MazF family toxin, with protein sequence MAGFVKGDVVIVPFPFSDLTQTKRRPALVIATLQGNDLILCQITSQFVGDIYAIEVDNSDFNFGSLNQPSNIRPNRIFTADKQIILYQAGQIKSEKLTEVINKIIEIIQYSSL encoded by the coding sequence ATGGCAGGATTTGTAAAAGGAGATGTTGTTATTGTTCCATTTCCCTTTTCAGACTTAACTCAGACAAAACGCAGACCTGCTTTAGTTATTGCTACACTTCAGGGTAATGACCTGATTCTTTGCCAAATTACTAGCCAATTTGTTGGCGATATCTATGCTATTGAAGTGGACAATAGTGATTTTAACTTTGGGAGTTTAAATCAGCCAAGTAATATTCGACCAAATCGCATTTTTACTGCCGATAAACAAATTATCTTATATCAAGCAGGTCAAATAAAATCTGAAAAATTAACAGAGGTGATTAATAAAATTATTGAAATTATACAGTACTCAAGCCTGTAG
- a CDS encoding DUF2281 domain-containing protein, whose protein sequence is MINIILDIAQTHNQTIMLKEQITQELEKLPEPLLQEILDFVQFLQAKYQKDKILEITIMSESSLQKDWLKPEEDTAWQDL, encoded by the coding sequence ATGATAAATATTATTTTAGATATTGCCCAAACACATAATCAGACAATTATGCTTAAAGAACAGATTACACAAGAACTAGAAAAATTACCTGAACCTCTGTTACAGGAAATTTTAGATTTTGTTCAATTCTTACAAGCAAAGTACCAAAAAGATAAAATTTTAGAAATCACCATTATGAGTGAATCATCACTGCAAAAAGATTGGTTAAAACCAGAGGAAGATACAGCATGGCAGGATTTGTAA
- a CDS encoding bromodomain-containing protein, giving the protein MDWKYRWKNGYRPSRDEAAKNPHLLDENQFENEQDRKLAEETARKHLGVPAPTLDEDKSILPHAASPNEKV; this is encoded by the coding sequence ATGGACTGGAAGTACAGGTGGAAAAATGGTTATCGACCAAGCCGAGACGAAGCAGCAAAAAATCCTCATTTGTTAGATGAGAATCAGTTCGAGAACGAACAAGACCGAAAGCTTGCTGAAGAAACTGCAAGGAAGCATTTGGGCGTACCTGCACCAACTTTAGACGAAGATAAATCAATACTACCTCATGCGGCTTCGCCTAATGAAAAGGTTTAA
- a CDS encoding alpha/beta hydrolase, with amino-acid sequence MQISQLFSRLNNKKFSKLLTQTVALGLGAIVLFSTTNANAAEQVVLKYGTFQGQISVEELTQFTETGETTPTLRAYLQAAQQDPAVARKALKAPIKADAAFLNSLLASWAGPILVNQIGEVVHPPGGELNQEALRSALSTSIQQNGEVTLIGAIQNYPNTSVELEGDRLISVYERLSSLARLL; translated from the coding sequence ATGCAGATTTCTCAACTTTTCAGTCGCTTAAACAATAAAAAATTTAGTAAGTTACTCACTCAGACAGTAGCTTTAGGCTTAGGCGCTATCGTTCTATTTTCAACTACTAATGCTAATGCTGCCGAGCAAGTTGTTTTAAAGTATGGTACTTTTCAGGGGCAAATATCGGTTGAAGAATTAACTCAGTTTACAGAAACTGGCGAAACTACTCCAACATTAAGAGCTTATTTACAGGCGGCGCAACAAGATCCCGCAGTAGCTCGTAAGGCACTGAAAGCACCAATAAAAGCTGATGCTGCCTTTTTAAATAGCTTACTAGCTAGTTGGGCTGGGCCAATTTTAGTTAACCAAATTGGTGAGGTAGTTCATCCTCCAGGAGGAGAACTAAATCAGGAGGCATTGCGAAGCGCTTTAAGTACATCTATTCAACAAAATGGTGAAGTTACACTAATTGGAGCTATTCAAAATTATCCAAATACTTCTGTTGAACTTGAAGGAGATCGTCTCATCTCTGTTTATGAACGCCTTAGCAGTCTTGCAAGACTCTTATAA
- a CDS encoding DUF308 domain-containing protein — MTTDISRDTNKNVNGSLITGVLLSILGVIAIAAPNFTTIFAETWIAAILIFAGFTKLVYATQTRERGGFLWKLLLSGLYIATGIMLFVYPYTGVLTLTLLLGTFLLTEGTFELILAFKLRPQQNWTWILTNGIITLVLGAMIWFQWPFNAPWLIGTLVGVSIIFSGISRVMLALNGRSTLSVQ, encoded by the coding sequence ATGACAACCGATATTTCTAGAGATACTAACAAAAATGTGAATGGGTCACTGATAACAGGTGTTCTTTTGAGTATTTTAGGGGTTATTGCGATCGCAGCCCCTAACTTCACCACCATATTCGCCGAAACTTGGATTGCAGCAATTTTGATTTTCGCCGGATTTACAAAACTAGTTTATGCCACGCAAACCCGCGAACGAGGAGGTTTTCTTTGGAAACTTCTTTTGAGCGGGCTTTATATTGCCACCGGCATCATGCTGTTTGTTTACCCTTATACGGGTGTTTTGACACTGACTCTGTTACTTGGCACATTTTTGTTGACTGAAGGCACATTCGAGTTAATTCTGGCATTTAAGTTGCGTCCACAACAAAACTGGACGTGGATATTAACTAATGGCATTATTACCCTCGTGTTAGGTGCAATGATTTGGTTCCAGTGGCCCTTCAATGCGCCTTGGCTAATTGGGACATTAGTTGGTGTCAGCATTATTTTTAGCGGCATTTCACGCGTGATGCTGGCGTTGAATGGGCGTTCTACCTTAAGTGTGCAATAG
- a CDS encoding family 10 glycosylhydrolase, which yields MVSIATPFSDIQNHWARSFITALAQRGIVSGLPNGTYRPDNSLTRAEFAAIIAKAFGTVSKKRQYVPFVDVPTNYWAAAAIKTAYEKAFISGFPDKTFRYANRITRVEVLVSLVAGLEIATEIKPELLSKLSQIYQDSVQIPEYGRNHVAIATSAGLVVSFPNIKLLNSNLAATRADVAVIIYQALVYLGQAEKIASSYLVQPPILTPTPTPTPTPTPTPTPTPTPTPTPTPIPTPIPIPTPTPTPIGSVRVNHSREFRGAWIVSVWNGDWPSKAGLSVAQQKAELTEIITKLQALNFNALIFQVRPEGDALYESQLEPWSAWITGTQGKAPEPFYDPLAFAIAECHKRNIELHAWFNPYRASTSTDPAKTVRPHIAATNPESVYLWKTQRWMDPGLKIVQDRAYNVILDVVKRYDVDGIHLDDYFYPYPIEGQPFPDDKTYAAYKAAGGTLSLGDWRRDNVNKMVQRLWQGIKTTKTDVKFGISPFGIYRPGQPAGITGLDAYNVLYADSKKWLEEGWIDYIAPQLYWRTDQPQQSYSALLKWWTQVNTKQRHVYAGNNLTEPSNKSRESDEIEKQVIVTRSQAAQLSLGNIFFNVGVLTENSQGIADKFQSLLYNKPALPPTLPWQDTTPPSPPIGLQVNNRKLSWQPGDNQPVRSWTLYRLSGDTWTIVRILSAGTTFATVQQAGTYAVCAVDRLANESTGTVITVS from the coding sequence ATGGTATCTATTGCTACTCCCTTCTCGGATATTCAAAACCATTGGGCACGCTCATTTATTACAGCCTTAGCCCAACGCGGTATTGTCAGTGGGTTGCCTAATGGCACTTATCGCCCTGATAATTCACTTACCCGTGCTGAATTTGCCGCTATTATCGCCAAAGCATTTGGGACAGTTTCCAAGAAGCGGCAGTATGTTCCCTTTGTTGATGTACCCACAAATTATTGGGCAGCAGCAGCCATCAAAACAGCTTACGAAAAAGCATTTATTAGCGGGTTTCCTGATAAAACTTTCCGTTACGCTAACCGAATTACTAGAGTAGAAGTCTTAGTTTCCTTGGTAGCAGGCTTAGAAATTGCTACCGAGATAAAACCTGAACTCCTCTCAAAACTCTCACAAATTTATCAGGATTCTGTTCAGATTCCTGAGTATGGTAGAAACCACGTAGCTATTGCCACCAGCGCTGGATTGGTGGTTAGTTTTCCAAATATTAAATTACTCAATTCTAATCTCGCAGCTACTCGTGCAGATGTGGCAGTGATTATTTATCAAGCTTTGGTGTATTTAGGTCAGGCAGAAAAAATTGCCTCTAGTTACCTAGTACAGCCGCCAATATTAACGCCGACACCGACACCAACTCCAACTCCAACACCAACGCCAACTCCAACACCAACACCGACACCAACACCAACACCAATTCCAACTCCAATACCAATTCCAACTCCAACACCCACACCTATCGGTAGTGTTAGGGTAAATCATAGCCGGGAATTCCGGGGGGCATGGATAGTATCTGTGTGGAATGGTGATTGGCCTTCCAAAGCAGGACTTTCTGTTGCTCAACAAAAAGCAGAACTTACCGAAATTATTACTAAATTACAAGCGTTAAACTTCAATGCTCTGATTTTCCAGGTGCGACCGGAGGGAGACGCTTTATATGAATCTCAATTAGAGCCTTGGAGTGCTTGGATTACAGGAACTCAAGGGAAAGCACCAGAACCATTTTATGATCCTTTAGCGTTTGCGATCGCAGAATGTCATAAGCGCAATATTGAACTCCATGCTTGGTTTAACCCTTACCGCGCTAGCACCTCCACCGACCCAGCAAAAACAGTCCGTCCCCACATCGCAGCTACCAATCCAGAAAGCGTTTATTTGTGGAAAACTCAACGCTGGATGGACCCAGGACTAAAAATAGTTCAGGATAGGGCGTATAACGTAATTCTCGATGTAGTGAAGCGCTACGATGTTGATGGCATTCACTTAGATGATTATTTCTATCCATATCCCATCGAGGGACAACCTTTCCCCGATGATAAAACCTACGCTGCATATAAAGCAGCTGGTGGTACACTCAGCCTTGGCGACTGGCGACGAGACAATGTTAACAAAATGGTACAGCGGCTTTGGCAAGGAATTAAAACAACCAAAACCGACGTTAAATTTGGTATTAGTCCCTTTGGAATTTATCGCCCCGGCCAACCCGCTGGTATTACTGGATTAGATGCTTACAATGTGCTGTATGCTGACTCAAAGAAATGGTTAGAAGAAGGCTGGATTGATTATATCGCTCCTCAACTTTACTGGCGCACAGACCAACCACAACAAAGTTATTCAGCGTTACTAAAGTGGTGGACACAAGTAAACACAAAACAAAGACACGTTTACGCTGGCAACAATCTGACAGAACCAAGCAACAAGAGTCGGGAGAGTGATGAGATTGAAAAGCAGGTGATAGTTACTCGTAGTCAAGCTGCACAGTTATCACTAGGGAATATCTTTTTTAATGTCGGTGTTTTGACAGAAAATAGTCAGGGCATTGCTGATAAATTCCAAAGTTTGCTGTATAACAAACCTGCGCTACCGCCAACTTTGCCTTGGCAGGATACAACACCACCATCTCCACCCATTGGATTACAAGTCAATAACCGCAAACTGAGTTGGCAGCCTGGAGATAATCAGCCAGTTCGTTCCTGGACACTTTATCGGCTGAGTGGCGATACTTGGACAATTGTGCGAATTTTGTCTGCTGGCACAACCTTCGCTACCGTCCAACAAGCGGGAACCTATGCCGTGTGTGCAGTGGATAGATTAGCCAATGAGAGTACGGGAACAGTTATTACAGTTAGTTGA
- a CDS encoding NUDIX hydrolase, whose product MSRKASKVLKQSGVIPYRVNNGKVEILLITTRDFQHWVIPKGDIPNGMSPPDSAAKEAWEEAGIIGQVDGNELGTYKYRKQGKIYCVKMYLLSVDMLSEDYPEASKRKRQWVEVNKAIRRVKFNSLKRILKGFFQVKSQFCSLRC is encoded by the coding sequence ATGAGTCGAAAAGCCAGCAAAGTGTTGAAACAGTCTGGGGTGATTCCTTACAGAGTGAACAATGGTAAAGTTGAAATCTTGCTAATTACAACCCGTGACTTTCAACACTGGGTGATTCCGAAAGGAGATATCCCTAATGGCATGAGTCCGCCTGATTCCGCAGCTAAAGAGGCGTGGGAAGAAGCAGGGATAATTGGGCAAGTAGATGGAAATGAACTGGGAACTTACAAGTACCGCAAACAAGGCAAAATTTACTGTGTCAAGATGTATTTACTATCAGTCGATATGCTGAGTGAAGATTATCCAGAAGCAAGTAAAAGAAAACGGCAGTGGGTAGAAGTGAATAAAGCTATCAGGCGGGTTAAGTTTAATTCACTCAAACGAATCCTTAAAGGTTTTTTCCAGGTAAAATCCCAATTTTGTTCATTACGATGTTAA
- the pip gene encoding prolyl aminopeptidase has protein sequence MRELYPAIEPYLEGSLQVSDLHTIHFEESGNPQGQPIVLLHGGPGGGCPAFYRQYFHPEKWRLVMFDQRGCGQSTPHAELRENTTWDLVSDIEKLRQHLGIEKWAVFGGSWGSTLSLAYSQTHPSRCTALILRGIFMLRQKELCWFYQEGASYIFPDAWEEYLKPIPIDERDDLIAAYYKRLTNPDLEIQLTAARAWSIWEGSTSRLFLDPELMQKFGESEFASAFARIECHYFMNKGFLETEDQLLLNVDRIRHIPAVIVQGRYDVVCPMISAWELHRAWPEAEFIVVPDAGHSMSEPGIRSALIEATDNI, from the coding sequence ATGCGAGAACTTTACCCAGCGATCGAGCCTTACTTAGAAGGTAGTTTACAGGTTTCCGACCTTCATACTATCCATTTTGAAGAATCAGGAAACCCGCAAGGTCAACCCATCGTTTTGCTGCATGGGGGGCCTGGTGGTGGATGTCCAGCTTTTTATCGGCAATATTTCCACCCAGAAAAATGGCGGTTAGTCATGTTTGACCAGCGCGGTTGTGGTCAAAGTACGCCCCATGCTGAATTACGAGAAAATACCACTTGGGATTTAGTCAGTGATATCGAAAAACTGCGCCAACATTTAGGTATAGAAAAGTGGGCTGTCTTCGGTGGTAGTTGGGGTAGCACTTTATCATTAGCCTACAGTCAAACCCATCCCTCTCGATGCACAGCATTAATTCTCCGTGGGATCTTCATGCTGAGACAAAAAGAATTGTGCTGGTTTTACCAAGAGGGTGCTAGCTATATTTTTCCTGATGCTTGGGAAGAATATCTCAAACCGATTCCCATAGATGAACGTGACGATCTGATCGCAGCATACTACAAACGCTTGACCAATCCAGATTTAGAAATTCAATTAACAGCAGCGCGTGCTTGGTCAATTTGGGAAGGTAGTACCAGTAGACTGTTTTTAGACCCAGAACTTATGCAAAAGTTTGGCGAGAGTGAATTTGCTTCAGCTTTTGCTCGGATTGAATGCCATTACTTTATGAATAAGGGATTTTTGGAAACAGAAGATCAATTACTGTTAAATGTAGACCGTATCCGCCATATTCCGGCTGTAATTGTTCAGGGACGCTATGATGTAGTCTGCCCAATGATATCAGCTTGGGAATTACATCGGGCTTGGCCGGAAGCGGAATTTATAGTGGTTCCTGATGCCGGACACTCGATGAGTGAACCAGGAATTCGTAGTGCTTTGATTGAGGCAACAGATAATATTTAA
- a CDS encoding MoxR family ATPase, which produces MSETHPILIRLGQGLNQVIVGQSSLIQQLLVALLAGGHVILEGVPGTGKTLLVKVLAQLIQGDFRRIQLTPDVLPSDITGTNIFDLNSRNFTLKKGPIFTEVLLADEINRTPPKTQAALLEAMEEMQVTLDGESLPLPDLFWVIATQNPLEFEGTYPLPEAQLDRFLFKLVVDYPDKAAEKQMLLNRQAGFAARRLDISRLKPIATVADILQARQAVKEVKVSEAIVDYLLALVTISRQYPDLTLGASPRATGAWLQTSQAIAWLAGRDFVTPDDVKAVASPLLRHRLILKPEAMLDGLQMDAVIASVINQVPVPR; this is translated from the coding sequence ATGAGTGAAACACATCCTATCTTAATTCGGCTTGGTCAAGGTCTTAATCAAGTAATTGTCGGACAATCTAGCTTAATACAGCAACTCTTAGTAGCACTGCTAGCGGGTGGGCACGTAATTTTAGAAGGAGTACCGGGAACTGGGAAAACCCTTTTAGTAAAGGTGCTAGCGCAGTTAATTCAAGGGGATTTTCGCCGGATTCAATTAACACCAGATGTTTTACCTTCAGATATTACTGGTACTAATATTTTTGACTTGAATAGCCGCAATTTCACTTTGAAAAAAGGGCCAATATTTACTGAAGTATTGCTAGCGGACGAAATCAACCGTACTCCGCCCAAAACACAAGCGGCGCTGCTAGAAGCGATGGAGGAGATGCAGGTAACACTGGATGGTGAAAGTTTGCCTTTACCAGATTTATTTTGGGTAATTGCGACACAAAATCCCCTGGAATTTGAGGGTACTTATCCTTTACCAGAGGCACAGTTAGACAGATTTTTATTTAAGCTGGTAGTAGATTACCCCGATAAAGCTGCTGAAAAGCAAATGTTACTCAATCGTCAGGCGGGTTTTGCCGCACGACGTTTGGATATTAGCCGTTTGAAACCAATCGCAACAGTAGCCGACATTTTGCAAGCACGACAAGCAGTCAAAGAAGTTAAAGTATCAGAAGCGATCGTTGATTATTTGTTGGCATTGGTGACAATATCGCGTCAATATCCTGATTTGACTTTGGGTGCATCACCTCGCGCTACTGGTGCTTGGTTGCAGACATCTCAAGCCATAGCATGGTTAGCGGGAAGGGATTTTGTAACACCAGATGATGTAAAAGCAGTTGCATCACCGTTGCTACGTCATCGTCTCATATTGAAACCAGAAGCGATGCTGGATGGTTTACAAATGGACGCAGTAATTGCGTCGGTAATTAATCAAGTACCAGTTCCAAGGTGA
- a CDS encoding DUF4350 domain-containing protein translates to MKRPNRLAWMGAIALAAIVLLSLFAAPNNTKINAGSTYNDNSDGYGAWYAFMQQQGISIKRWQKPFSDIQPENSPVTFLQVGGYPRETTLDSQEREWVEKGNTLVILGAKARVTEAEFSTMQKSPEGDIKIDTRRRYKKANSQQVNLGDRFGAVVWKENYKKGKVIFSTTPYLAANAYQDYLSNFKYLASLVTEKSNTVFVDEYIHGYKDADVRKKENEGDLSSFFAKTPLLPILIQVGILLLVLVWAQNRRFGKPVALDTPVVDNSEAYIQALAGVLQKADTTDFVVEMVGKQEQLQLQKALGLGQVLLERQALIDFWMEKTGASAAELDAVLKLQSRKKPISERDLLSWLGKWRTIRLIRNTSLREAALRLRSVTTPTATR, encoded by the coding sequence ATGAAACGTCCAAATCGCCTTGCTTGGATGGGAGCGATCGCACTCGCTGCGATCGTTTTACTTAGTTTGTTCGCGGCTCCCAATAATACTAAAATTAACGCTGGCTCTACTTATAACGATAACTCTGATGGCTATGGTGCTTGGTATGCTTTTATGCAACAACAGGGAATTTCTATTAAGCGCTGGCAAAAGCCTTTTAGTGATATTCAGCCAGAGAACAGCCCAGTTACCTTCCTACAAGTAGGCGGCTATCCCAGAGAAACCACACTGGATAGTCAAGAGCGGGAATGGGTAGAAAAAGGAAATACTTTGGTAATTTTGGGTGCAAAGGCGCGGGTTACAGAAGCGGAGTTTAGCACTATGCAAAAATCTCCTGAAGGTGATATTAAAATTGATACACGTAGACGATATAAAAAAGCTAACTCCCAGCAAGTTAATTTAGGCGATCGCTTTGGTGCTGTTGTCTGGAAAGAAAATTACAAAAAAGGAAAGGTGATTTTTTCTACCACTCCTTATTTAGCCGCCAACGCTTACCAAGATTATTTAAGTAATTTCAAGTATTTAGCTAGTTTGGTTACTGAAAAAAGTAACACAGTCTTTGTCGATGAATACATCCACGGCTATAAAGATGCCGATGTCAGAAAGAAAGAAAACGAAGGAGATTTATCTAGCTTTTTTGCCAAAACTCCTTTACTTCCAATCTTGATACAGGTAGGTATCCTGCTATTAGTGCTAGTTTGGGCGCAGAATCGCCGCTTTGGTAAACCAGTAGCTTTAGATACACCAGTTGTAGATAATAGCGAAGCATACATCCAAGCTTTAGCCGGGGTGTTGCAGAAAGCTGATACCACCGACTTTGTTGTTGAAATGGTGGGTAAACAAGAACAACTACAACTCCAAAAAGCCTTGGGATTAGGGCAAGTACTTTTAGAACGTCAAGCCTTGATCGATTTCTGGATGGAAAAAACAGGCGCAAGTGCAGCAGAACTAGATGCAGTTTTAAAGCTACAATCTCGCAAAAAACCCATCAGTGAACGAGACCTGTTAAGCTGGTTGGGGAAATGGCGAACCATTAGATTAATTCGTAATACTTCTCTACGAGAGGCTGCACTTCGACTACGCTCTGTTACCACGCCAACGGCTACGCGGTAG
- a CDS encoding class I SAM-dependent methyltransferase: protein MDENEKRILDSWQMNAKLWTQAIRNQQIESRAIATDAAILKVITQLNPRTFLDIGCGEGWLSRQLFSLGIDGWGVDFCTDLIETAKDSGDSRFVVCSYSDLTSQRFSTINYFSCLICNFSILGECALDEIAKAGHSLLEDKGKIIIQTLHPIIACGDSTYSNGWRETSWQPNADQPFYPTPWYFRTLESWINEFQTLNYRLLNLYEPSDPKTNKPISIIFVFERE, encoded by the coding sequence ATGGACGAGAATGAAAAACGAATCCTTGACTCATGGCAGATGAATGCTAAATTATGGACACAAGCAATTCGTAATCAACAAATTGAAAGCCGTGCGATCGCCACAGATGCCGCTATACTTAAAGTGATAACTCAACTTAATCCAAGAACATTCTTAGATATTGGATGCGGCGAGGGATGGTTGTCTCGACAGCTTTTTTCTTTAGGAATTGATGGCTGGGGTGTTGATTTTTGCACCGATCTTATTGAGACAGCAAAAGATAGTGGTGATTCTCGCTTTGTTGTCTGTTCGTACTCGGATCTTACATCACAAAGATTTAGCACCATTAACTATTTCTCTTGCTTGATCTGCAACTTTTCAATTCTAGGCGAATGCGCTCTTGATGAGATCGCTAAGGCGGGTCATAGCCTGTTAGAGGACAAGGGCAAAATAATCATTCAAACACTTCACCCGATAATTGCTTGTGGTGACTCTACATATTCCAATGGGTGGCGCGAAACTTCATGGCAACCAAATGCGGATCAACCCTTTTACCCTACTCCTTGGTATTTCAGAACCCTGGAATCATGGATCAACGAATTTCAGACTTTGAATTACCGATTGCTAAATTTATATGAGCCATCCGATCCCAAGACAAATAAACCGATTTCCATTATTTTTGTCTTTGAACGGGAGTAA
- a CDS encoding mechanosensitive ion channel family protein produces the protein MVILSFNRLQRLTIRFVLIIVVTIAMVFGWGAIAHSQLASSPTAASNDPHKPPKGVTRLGEYEIANVNSPLDKILLFKVVSPTVFNRDQPPEGSLPVEVRAEEITQRLMRALDRADKAKETPIISVATLNNRLILQLNDDQTTRSLRLVTVTEPDADYYGKTLEELSQEWQKILQAEVERIERLFSPKVLSQRVGQAIQISIGLVLGSVVLWFLRRTLIRKQTILQARYQEHMAEAKEAAVKRSQAETSANIQAIDTSEPEAHTIAHQRSQFLKIIQRQFTLKRQLGIYSFLTLLLFWAFILVWYIGIVVIMSRVPYLMRWWSDALARPLALLIIWFFISVVIRIGKSLIDYITDVWTTHPSLPLSETQRIALRAATVSGALKGLIAFVFITFGILRTLDIFNVPTSSILAGGAVIGIAISLGSQSLMKDLVNGCLILMEDQFAVGDVIEIGNKSGLVENLNLRVTQLRNGEGQLITIPNSNITDVNNLTRLWSRVDFSIVVAYENDPKYVLEILRQVSQELYNEPEWRDRLPELPEVLGIDDLSHTGMLVRVWIKTAPMEQWNVGREFRLRVRLAFEANNIQIGRPQRISYNTDLG, from the coding sequence ATGGTTATACTCTCGTTTAATCGCTTGCAGCGTCTAACAATTCGGTTTGTGCTAATCATTGTGGTGACGATCGCAATGGTGTTTGGCTGGGGTGCGATCGCCCACAGTCAACTGGCCTCATCACCCACCGCCGCTTCTAACGATCCGCACAAACCCCCTAAAGGCGTCACCCGTCTCGGTGAATATGAAATTGCCAACGTGAATTCACCACTAGACAAAATCCTTTTATTTAAGGTTGTCTCTCCCACTGTTTTTAATCGCGACCAACCCCCGGAGGGAAGTCTTCCTGTGGAAGTACGTGCTGAAGAAATTACGCAACGGCTGATGCGAGCGCTCGATAGAGCCGACAAAGCCAAAGAAACTCCCATAATTTCTGTTGCCACCCTGAATAACCGCCTAATCCTCCAGCTCAATGACGATCAAACGACCCGTTCTTTAAGGCTGGTGACAGTGACAGAGCCAGATGCTGACTACTATGGGAAAACACTGGAGGAATTGTCCCAGGAGTGGCAAAAAATATTACAAGCAGAAGTGGAACGCATCGAGCGACTCTTCTCACCTAAGGTATTGTCTCAACGGGTTGGGCAGGCAATACAAATCAGCATCGGCTTGGTGTTGGGCAGTGTTGTGTTATGGTTCCTGCGGCGAACTCTAATTCGCAAACAAACGATATTGCAAGCTCGTTATCAAGAGCATATGGCTGAGGCAAAAGAGGCTGCGGTCAAACGCTCTCAGGCAGAAACATCGGCCAATATTCAAGCAATCGACACCAGCGAACCAGAGGCACACACCATCGCCCATCAGCGATCGCAATTTCTAAAAATCATCCAGCGACAGTTCACTCTCAAGCGCCAACTGGGGATCTATTCTTTTCTCACCTTGCTACTGTTTTGGGCGTTTATTCTCGTATGGTACATCGGGATTGTGGTCATCATGTCTCGCGTCCCCTACCTGATGAGATGGTGGAGTGATGCTTTAGCGCGTCCCCTGGCGCTGCTGATTATTTGGTTTTTCATCAGTGTTGTCATTCGTATTGGCAAAAGCTTAATTGACTACATCACCGATGTCTGGACAACCCATCCCTCTCTCCCTTTGAGTGAAACTCAACGGATTGCCCTGCGAGCTGCAACAGTTTCCGGGGCACTAAAAGGATTAATCGCTTTTGTTTTCATTACCTTCGGGATCTTGCGGACTCTAGACATTTTTAATGTACCCACTAGTTCAATTTTGGCAGGGGGTGCTGTTATCGGTATTGCAATTTCCCTTGGTTCTCAAAGTTTAATGAAAGATTTGGTCAATGGCTGCTTGATTTTGATGGAGGATCAATTTGCTGTGGGAGATGTGATTGAGATTGGGAATAAAAGCGGACTGGTGGAAAATCTCAACCTGCGCGTGACTCAACTACGCAATGGCGAAGGTCAGTTAATTACCATTCCTAATAGCAATATCACTGATGTCAACAACTTAACCCGCCTTTGGTCGCGGGTAGACTTTTCTATTGTGGTGGCCTATGAAAACGACCCGAAGTATGTTTTAGAAATTCTCAGGCAAGTATCCCAGGAATTGTATAACGAACCAGAATGGCGCGATCGCTTACCAGAATTGCCTGAAGTGCTGGGGATTGATGACCTCTCCCACACAGGAATGTTAGTCCGCGTCTGGATTAAAACGGCACCGATGGAACAATGGAATGTTGGGCGAGAGTTCCGTTTAAGGGTGCGGCTAGCCTTTGAAGCAAACAATATCCAGATTGGCAGACCGCAACGGATCAGTTACAACACTGATTTGGGATGA